A genomic segment from Barrientosiimonas humi encodes:
- a CDS encoding potassium channel family protein, which produces MAFRKPPSPGDRAVLVVGLGRFGAATARSLIDQGWDVVAIDENPELVQKFADDLTYTAVVDSTDPEALRQVGVAEFERGIVAIGTDVEASVLTVVNLADLGVTDIWAKAITKQHGKILERIGARHVVYPESAMGERVAHMISGSLSDYLEFDDGFAIARTAAPRWAWDKSLADVALRTKFGVTVVGVKKVREDFEYARPETVVERDHELVVAGPTDKVELFSTEAARGRA; this is translated from the coding sequence ATGGCGTTCCGCAAACCCCCGAGCCCCGGTGACCGGGCCGTGCTCGTCGTCGGCCTCGGCCGGTTCGGCGCAGCCACCGCCCGCAGCCTCATCGACCAGGGCTGGGACGTCGTCGCGATCGACGAGAACCCCGAGCTGGTGCAGAAGTTCGCCGACGATCTGACCTACACCGCGGTCGTCGACTCCACCGACCCCGAGGCGCTGCGCCAGGTCGGCGTCGCCGAGTTCGAGCGGGGCATCGTCGCGATCGGCACCGACGTCGAGGCGAGCGTGCTGACCGTGGTCAACCTCGCCGACCTGGGCGTCACCGACATCTGGGCCAAGGCGATCACCAAGCAGCACGGCAAGATCCTCGAGCGCATCGGCGCCCGGCACGTCGTCTACCCCGAGTCGGCGATGGGCGAGCGGGTGGCGCACATGATCTCCGGGTCGCTGTCGGACTACCTGGAGTTCGACGACGGCTTCGCCATCGCCCGCACCGCCGCCCCGCGCTGGGCGTGGGACAAGTCGCTCGCCGACGTCGCGCTGCGCACCAAGTTCGGCGTCACCGTGGTGGGTGTGAAGAAGGTCCGCGAGGACTTCGAGTACGCCCGCCCCGAGACCGTGGTCGAGCGCGACCACGAGCTCGTGGTCGCCGGCCCGACGGACAAGGTCGAGCTGTTCAGCACCGAGGCCGCCCGCGGGCGCGCCTGA